A window of the Astyanax mexicanus isolate ESR-SI-001 chromosome 22, AstMex3_surface, whole genome shotgun sequence genome harbors these coding sequences:
- the LOC111197434 gene encoding chemerin-like receptor 1, whose protein sequence is MNSTFIYDNLPKAADVSTCTHLSCMFMATALVIIFILGSAGNGLVIWIAGFKVKKSVTSTWYLSLAVSNFLFCCTLPFTVFYTVREGLIFGLFMCKFISFIMFLNMFSSIFILVIISVDLCVAVMFPVWAQNHRTIRKASVIVMLIWIISAGISTPSLIFRAVQPDYRKQTQVCFNDIAYDQDHITVVVCRFVFGFVIPFLIIIVCYNVIERKLRNNQSAKSKKPFKIMTALTVAFLLCWIQFHMFPLMELKDKNYAENIPRVIGVILACANSCVNPFLYAFIWRDGKMKPYTFLSKFENALQEENEDQNTV, encoded by the coding sequence ATGAATTCAACTTTCATCTATGACAACCTACCCAAAGCTGCAGATGTATCAACCTGCACACATCTATCTTGCATGTTCATGGCAACAGCCCTTGTGATAATCTTCATCCTGGGTTCTGCTGGAAATGGTCTGGTGATCTGGATCGCTGGGTTTAAGGTGAAGAAGTCAGTCACCAGCACCTGGTACCTGAGTCTGGCTGTCTCCAACTTCCTGTTCTGCTGCACCCTGCCCTTCACTGTTTTCTACACAGTCAGAGAAGGCTTGATCTTCGGACTCTTCATGTGCAAGTTCATTTCCTTCATTATGTTCCTCAACATGTTCAGCAGCATCTTTATCCTCGTCATCATCAGTGTGGACCTCTGTGTGGCTGTTATGTTTCCAGTGTGGGCTCAGAATCACCGCACCATCAGAAAGGCCTCTGTGATCGTCATGCTGATCTGGATCATCTCAGCAGGAATCAGCACACCATCACTCATCTTCCGTGCTGTTCAGCCTGATTACAGAAAGCAAACGCAAGTCTGTTTCAATGATATTGCCTATGACCAAGACCATATCACTGTAGTGGTGTGCCGgtttgtttttggatttgtgatCCCGTTCCTGATCATTATCGTCTGTTACAACGTCATCGAACGAAAGCTGAGAAACAACCAATCTGCAAAGTCCAAAAAGCCCTTCAAGATCATGACGGCACTGACTGTTGCTTTCTTACTCTGCTGGATACAGTTTCACATGTTTCCTTTGATGGAACTAAAGGATAAGAACTATGCTGAAAATATTCCTCGAGTGATTGGCGTCATTTTAGCCTGCGCCAACAGCTGTGTGAACCCGTTTTTGTATGCCTTTATCTGGAGGGATGGTAAAATGAAGCCGTACACATTTCTGTCCAAGTTTGAAAATGCACTTCAGGAGGAGAACGAGGACCAGAACACAGtctaa